CAAGTATCGGTTTTTGGTCAGATGCGAGGACATCAATTATGCCGATGATGTACAATATCGGGAACTATGGTCGTTACCCAGTTGATATTTATAACCCAGTTATTCGATACATTTTAACGTGGATTTTGCCGTTTGCATTTGTTGGAGTATATCCTGCAGCTTATTTCCTTGGTCGCACCGAATGGTATAGCTATGCGTTTTTAACTCCATTTGTTGGAATTGGTTTCTTTTCATTAGCGGTATTCATATGGAATCAAGGTGTGAAGCGTTACAGAGGAGCGGGTAATTAGTAATAATGGAATTCAATAAATAACACTTTGAAGTCTGTACAAAAAATTGTACAGGCTTCTTCATGAAGAGAAGGGGGCGGTAGAAAGAATGATTTATAGTGGAATACTGTTGCTCGTGCTCTTGATTTTACTAGCTAGTTTAAGGGTGTTATGGGGTTCGCAATCTCAAACAAAACAATATCTAACTGTTGAAAATATATTTATTCTTTTTTTTACATATTGTTGGAGTATATCCTGCAGCTTATTTCCTCGGCCGTACCGAATGGTATAGCTATGCGTTTTTAACTCCAGTTGTTGGAATTGGTTTCTTTTCATTAGCGGTAATCATATGGAATCAAGGTGTGAAGCGGTATAGAGGAGCGGGTAATTAGTAATAATGGAATTCAATAAATAACACTTTGAAGTCTGTACAAAAAATTGTACAGGCTTCTTCTTTCTTTTTATAAATGAAGAGAAGGGGGCGGTAGAAAGAATGGTTTATAGTGGAATACTGTTGCTCGTGCTCTTGATTTTACTAGCTAGTTTAAGGGTGTTATGGGGTTCCCAATCTCAAACAAAACAATATCTAACTGTTGAAAATATATTTATTCTTTTTTTTACATATATCATTTTATTAATTGGTTTTGGACTCGTATACATGTTGTTGGAGATGCTCGGTGTGGAGGTATTAGTAGACCCGACATTATCTAATACTCCTTCATTTATAAGTGTACTAGGTTCAAAATTATATTTTAGTGCTATTACGTTACTTTCAGTTGGGTATGGAGACTTAACTCCTGTTGGAATTGGGCGAATTATAGCGGTTGTAGAAGCGTTAGTTGGTTATGTATTACCGGCAGCATTTGTTGTTCGAACTGTCATTGATATGGAACACCACGGTGAGGATAGTTTTAAAAAGGATAAGTGATATCCATATTACTTGTTTCTCTTTTCCAAATTCGTTACGCTAAGATTAGATTATCGTGCATTCAATAATAATGAATGCTTGAATTGGAGGAATGAGTAGTGACGATTGAATTAGGAATGAAAGCACCGGATTTTTCTTTGCCTGCAAGTAACGGTGAAGATGTCTCTCTATCAGATTTTAGAGGGAAAAATGTTGTATTATATTTTTATCCGAAAGATATGACACCAGGATGTACAACTCAAGCATGTGATTTCAGTGAAAAGCATGAGAGCTTTGCAGAATTAGACGCAGTTATTCTCGGTGTTAGCCCAGATTCAATTGAAAGACACCATAAATTCATTGAAAAACATGATTTACCGTTCTTATTACTGGCAGATGAAGAGCATAAGTTAGCTGAAGAGTATGGTGTTTGGCAGTTGAAGAAAAATTTTGGGAAAGAATATATGGGAATTGTGCGAACGACATTCATTATTGATAAAGAGGGCAATATCGCAAAGGTATGGAATAAAGTTAGAGTAAAAGGTCATGTTGAAGAAGCACTACTTTATATAAGAGAGCATATGTCATAAAAGAAGTCCTTTCGATTATTGAGGTAAAAAAACTTTACTATCATAATGGCATTTGTCTATACGGATAGAGAAGCTGTTGCGTATAGTATTGTAATACCTCCTCAAGCAAAAAGTATGTTCGGATCAACGGGTTGTGTTATACACGGCCCGTCTTTTTTTGTTGAGTGTTATCTATTTTGGATATTTTGTGTGAATGACTGAATCGAATAACATGTCGCCTTCTATATGGAAGGTCTGTATTAGACATCAATTATAGTTATTTGTAGGAAAATGTCGGTATTTTATGAACTGTAGGAGGAAGGTAAGATGAACGTATTGACGTCATTTAGAGTTAAACGAGAGTTGAAAGAACGACTGTTAAATCATTTTCCGAGTGTTCATTTTATTTATAGAGAAAATATGGACAATGCTAAGGCTGAGTTACACGATGCTGATATATTGATTACATATGGTGAAGATTTGGACAAATCATTAATAGCATCTGCTAAACGTTTAAAATGGATTATGGTCCTTTCTGCAGGTATGGAACAAATGCCATTTGATGCAATCGAGAAGAGAGGTATCTTAGTTACGAATGCCAAAGGAATTCATGCCATTCCAATGGCAGAATATACTTTGGCAATGATGTTACAGGTAGCTAGGCAAACAAAAACATTAATACAATTAGAGCAGGAAGAAAAGTGGCTACGCTCAGTGAA
The sequence above is a segment of the Bacillus solimangrovi genome. Coding sequences within it:
- the bcp gene encoding thioredoxin-dependent thiol peroxidase — its product is MTIELGMKAPDFSLPASNGEDVSLSDFRGKNVVLYFYPKDMTPGCTTQACDFSEKHESFAELDAVILGVSPDSIERHHKFIEKHDLPFLLLADEEHKLAEEYGVWQLKKNFGKEYMGIVRTTFIIDKEGNIAKVWNKVRVKGHVEEALLYIREHMS
- a CDS encoding potassium channel family protein, which encodes MVYSGILLLVLLILLASLRVLWGSQSQTKQYLTVENIFILFFTYIILLIGFGLVYMLLEMLGVEVLVDPTLSNTPSFISVLGSKLYFSAITLLSVGYGDLTPVGIGRIIAVVEALVGYVLPAAFVVRTVIDMEHHGEDSFKKDK